In bacterium, the DNA window CGAATCTATACTAGCTAAAATAATCGTTGCTAATATCAATCCTTTTAATCCCACTGGAAGCGAATAGAGGACAAAATGAGAGAGAATTTTATCAGAATTATCCGGTAATGGCAGTTCCGGCCGCTGTTGATAAAAAACATATAATAAGGTTCCGACCGCTAAATAAATACATACTAACGGAAAAACTCCTGCTATCGTTGAAATAATCGCGCGCTGGCTATGTTGTCTGGTTTTAACAGTAAGTAACCGTTGAACCATTTCCTGGTCGGTACCGAACGCAGCTAAACTACCGAAAAACCCGTTTAGCACGGCAATTAATAAAGTAGTTGGATCGTTGATATCTAATTTTAAATTAAATAAACTGGTGCGACCTCCTTCACCAGCAATCCGCCATATTTCAGCTAGTCCGCCTTGAATCTGCGAATAGATATACCCAATTAAAACTATCCCGCCAATGAAAAACATTGTCGCTTCAAACGCACCAGTCCAAACTACCGCTTTAATTCCACCGAACGCAATAAAAATAATACTTACCGCAGTAAATAGTAGCAACGATTGACCTAACGTCCAGTCCATGATAACTGATACCGCTAAACAAGTAGCATATAACCGTACGCCGGAAGCCATTAACCGAGTAACGAAGAAGAATATTGAACCTGAATATTGTGATTGGATACCGAACCGATGCTGCAGAAATTCATAAATAGTAGTGCAATTATATTTAAAGAACACGGGGATAAATAAAAAAGCGACCGTGATTCGAGATAATGCCGAGCCGATAAAAAACTGGAGATAGTGCCAGTTTTCGCGATAACCCGTTGCGGGAACCCCGATAATCGTTAATGCACTGATTTCCGTTGCGACAAAGGATAAGGTCGCAACAATCATCGGAACCCTACGTTTTCCGAGAAAGAAATCTTCAGTATCTTCCTCTTTTTTCCCACTGAAATAGGCTATGATGAATAAGAGCGCAATCGCTCCACCGACAAACCAGAAATCAAGCGCACTTAATCCGCTCGTTAAATTCTGTACCCCTTGAACTGTATCCAAACAATTAACCTCAAAAAATCAATTCCAAATTCGAAACACTTTCCCAGCAAGCGTTCACCGCCTGGGAATCATCTTGAGTCGTTTCTATTCTATTTAAAATTTCATGACCTAACGGGCGATTTACCGTAAGCTAAAGCCCCGAAAAACAAACGATTTGTTCTTGAAATGTTCCAAGTATATTAATATTATTTTCTACCAATGATTCTTCGCATAGCCGCTGCCGTATCGAAAATCATCTGCTCCGCATGATGTTTCGGAGGGAAAATTTCTGCGGTTACATACCCATTATAACCTACTTCACCGAACGCTTGCATCACTTCCGGCCAATTGACATCACCATATAACAACGGAACGAAACCATGAATGGTTCCGACATCAATTTTAAAATCTTTGAAATGCACCGCTTTAATTCGTTTCCCAAGAATACGGATCCATTGTTCCGGGAATCCATATAAGAGAACATTGCCAACATCAAAATATGCACCAACATAGTTGCTTCCGACTTTATCAATAAAATCCCGGAATTCTAACGGAGATAAAAGAAACTTACTCCAAACATGTTCAAGCCCGATATTAACCTGATATTGTTCAGCGATCGGTGCAAGTTCAGATATCGCTTTCAATGAACGGTCATAGGCGATATCGTAAGGTATAATCCCGGCTTCCGGGGCAAATGACCAGACATGACCGGGAACAATCAGAACAGTGCTCACTTCCATATACGAAGCTAATTCGAGTAATTTCATTGCATTCTTTTTCGCCTGCTCCCGTTCTTCCTTTTTATCACTGGTAAAGGAATATCGCCAGAATAAGCCGGTAGACATACTGCTGATTTCGATACCAGTTCGAGCCGCTAACCGTTTAATTTTCTGCATATCCGCTTTTGTAGATTTTGCGGTTATCTCTCCGGTATCAGTAAAATTC includes these proteins:
- a CDS encoding sodium/solute symporter (Members of the Solute:Sodium Symporter (SSS), TC 2.A.21 as described in tcdb.org, catalyze solute:Na+ symport. Known solutes for members of the family include sugars, amino acids, nucleosides, inositols, vitamins, urea or anions, depending on the system.), whose product is MDTVQGVQNLTSGLSALDFWFVGGAIALLFIIAYFSGKKEEDTEDFFLGKRRVPMIVATLSFVATEISALTIIGVPATGYRENWHYLQFFIGSALSRITVAFLFIPVFFKYNCTTIYEFLQHRFGIQSQYSGSIFFFVTRLMASGVRLYATCLAVSVIMDWTLGQSLLLFTAVSIIFIAFGGIKAVVWTGAFEATMFFIGGIVLIGYIYSQIQGGLAEIWRIAGEGGRTSLFNLKLDINDPTTLLIAVLNGFFGSLAAFGTDQEMVQRLLTVKTRQHSQRAIISTIAGVFPLVCIYLAVGTLLYVFYQQRPELPLPDNSDKILSHFVLYSLPVGLKGLILATIILASIDSPLSSLTSSFVTDIYRPLMVRHASEKHYLWMSRIMIIVFGLILMGIAFLCKFSEGILWLAFKITSVTYGSLLGVFLLGILTKRVANKANIVAMVVNAACMTILLVLSEKKIIPIGWSWLIVIGTVLTFILSYLLGPIMDKQKAN
- a CDS encoding sugar phosphate isomerase/epimerase, which encodes MKIGINQWAFGTRNLAESFKLAKQAGFEAIEVNFTDTGEITAKSTKADMQKIKRLAARTGIEISSMSTGLFWRYSFTSDKKEEREQAKKNAMKLLELASYMEVSTVLIVPGHVWSFAPEAGIIPYDIAYDRSLKAISELAPIAEQYQVNIGLEHVWSKFLLSPLEFRDFIDKVGSNYVGAYFDVGNVLLYGFPEQWIRILGKRIKAVHFKDFKIDVGTIHGFVPLLYGDVNWPEVMQAFGEVGYNGYVTAEIFPPKHHAEQMIFDTAAAMRRIIGRK